The genomic window CTACCCCGAGCAGCCCGGCCCGGGCGAGCACCCGCACATCGACCGCGACGAACTGCACGACGTGTACCGCTCGTGGCGGGCGATCGCCGACGAGTACGACGGCACGCGCGTCCTGGTGGGCGAGGTCTGGCTGCCCGACGCCGAGCGGTTCGCGGCCTACCTGCGACCCGACGAGATGCACACCGCGTTCAACTTCGACTTCATGTCCCGGCCGTGGGATGCCTCGGAGCTGCGCCGCTCGGTCGACCTCATGCTCGACGCGCACGCGCTCGTCGGCGCGCCGAGCACCTGGGTGCTCTCGAACCACGATGTGACCCGCCCGGTCACCCGCTACGGCCGGGAGGACTCCAGCTTCGCGTTCGCCAAGAAGCGCTTCGGCACCCCGACCGACGTCGCCCTCGGCACGCGGCGCGCCCGCGCCGCGGCGTTGTTGACCGCAGCCCTGCCCGGCTCGCTCTACCTCTACCAGGGCGACGAGCTGGGCCTGCCCGAGGTCGAGCTGCCGCGCGACGTGCTCGAGGACCCGATGCACTTCCGGTCCGAGGGCGTCGACCCCGGCCGGGACGGATGCCGCGTGCCGATGCCCTGGCGCGGCACCGTCGAACCGTTCGGGTTCAGCCCGGACGGGTCGTACGCCGCGCCGTGGCTGCCGCAGCCGGCCGCCTGGGCGGGGCTCAGCGTGCAGGCGCAGGAGGCGGACCCGGCCTCGATGCTCTGGCTCTACCGCCAGGCCCTGCGCATCCGCCGCCGGGAGACCGCCCTCGGCGACGGCCCGATGACCTGGCTCGACAGCGCGCCCGACGTACTCGCGTTCCGCCGGGGGTCCGGGCCCGACGAGGTCGTCTGCGTCGTCAACCTCGGCGCCGAGCCGATCGAACTTCCGGAGCACCACCACATCCTCCTCGCGAGCTCGCCGCTGGACGGCGGCCGGCTCCCCACCGACTCGACGGCATGGCTCCGCACCAGGAGCTGATCGTCGACCCCTGCGGCCCCGCCGCGCACCTCCCACCGCACCACACCTGAACACAGCACCGAAAGGACTGGACAATGAAGTCACCACGCAGGATCGCGATCGCGGGCATCGCCACGATCGCGATGGTCGGAGCCCTCGCCGCGTGCAGCCCCGGAGGGGAGAGCGACGACGGCAAGCTCGAGCTCCGCGTCGCGACGTTCCCACCCGGCGCCGACCAGGCCGCCTACGACGCCTTCGCCGAACAGGAGAAGCAGTTCGAGGAGGCCAACCCCGACATCGACATCGTCGGACTCGAGTACGAATGGACGGCGCCCACCTTCGCCGCGCAGCTCGCTGGCGGCAGCCTGCCCGACGTCTTCACGGTGCCGTTCACCGACACCAAGACGCTCCTCGAGAACGACCAGCTCATGGACGTCACCGCCGAGATCGAGAGCCTCGGCTACTCCGACAAGTTCAACCCGATCCTCCTCGAGGAGGTCACCGGGTCGGACGGCGCGCTCTACGGCTTCCCGCGGCAGGCCTACGCGAACGGCCTGCACTACAACCGGGCGCTGTTCGAACAGGCCGGGCTCGACCCCGACAGCCCGCCCACGACGTGGGAAGAGGTCCGTGAGGCCGCGAAGACGATCGCCGAGAAGACCGGCAAGGCCGGCTACGCGACGATGACCAGCGGCAACACCGGCGGCTGGCAGCTGTCGGTGCAGGCCGACTCGCGCGGTGCCGAACTGCAGACCGACAACGGCGACGGCACTTACACGTCGACGATCGACAACGACGCGACGAAGGCGACCCTCGAGTACCTGCACGACCTCCGCTGGGAGGACAACTCGATGGGGGCGACGTTCGACCTCGACTGGGGCGGCATCAACCAGGAGTTCGCCGCCGGGAACGTCGGCATGTACACGTCGGGCTCCGACGTCTACTACGCCCTCGTGCGCGACTTCGGGCTCGCGCCCGACGACTACGGCCTGACCGTCATCCCGACGGAGGACGGCGGCGCCGTGCTCGGCGGCGGCGACATCGCCGTCATGCCGCCCACGCTCGACGACGACACCAAGGCCGCAGCGGTCAAGTGGATCGACTGGTACTACATGCAGAAGCTGCTGAACGAGGATGCCGCCGTCGCCGACGCGAAGGCGCTCGCCGACGCCGACCAGGCCGTGGGCACGCCCGTGCTGCCGGTGCTCGACCGGGAGACCTACGAGCAGTCGCTCGAGTGGATCGCCCCGTACGTCAACGTGCCGCTCGACCAGATGACCGGCTTCACCGAGGGGATCTTCGAGCAGACCCCGATCGGCGAGTTCAAGGGTCAGACCCAGCCGATCTACGCGCTCATGGACAACCTGGTGCAGGCGGTCCTGACCGACGAGAACGCCGACATCGACGCGCTGCTCAAGCAGGTCGACGTCGACGCGCAGGCCCTGCTCGACGAGTGATCGGATGCCGCGGCCGCGTCCTCCCGCGCGGCCGCGGCATCCCGCCCGCTCCACGACACCCGAAGGACCACCGATGACGATGACCCGAACGACGACGGATGCCCCTCCGCCGGCCTCCGCGCCGGCGCAGCCGCCGGCATCCGTGCGCGCAGTCAGGCGCCGCCGCACCCCGATGACCTGGTTCCGTGGCGGAGGCCTCTGGAACCTCGCGTTCCTCGCGCCGATGCTGATCGTGTTCGGCGTCTTCAGCTGGGGGCCGATCGCGCAGTCCGTGATCATGAGCTTCCAGGAGACCAACCTGATCACGACGCCCGAGTGGGTCGGGCTCGACAACTTCGTCCGGGTGCTCAGCGATCCGAACCTCGGCACCGCCGTGGTCAACACCCTCTACTTCGCGCTGCTCGCGCTCGTCTTCGGATTCCCGCTGCCGATCATCATGGCGGTGCTGATGAGCGAGGTCCGGCGCGGCAAGGGCCTCTACAGCGCGCTCGCCTACCTGCCCGTGGTGGTGCCGCCGGTCGTCGCGGTGCTGCTCTGGAAGGTGTTCTTCAACGCGTCGCCCGACGGCGTGTTCAACACGGTGCTCGGCTGGTTCGGCATCCCCGCACAGCCGTGGCTCCAGTCATCCGCGACGGCCATGCCGTCGCTCGTCATCGAGGCGACCTGGGCCGCGGCCGGCGGCTCGATCATCATCTACCTGGCGGCGCTGATCGCGGTCCCGCCGGAACTGTACGACGCGGCCGAGGTCGACGGCGCCGGCATCTGGCGCAAGATCTGGCACGTCACGCTCCCGCAGCTTCGCGGCATCCTCTTCATCATGCTGATCCTGCAGGTGATCGGCACCGCGCAGGTGTTCCTCGAACCGTTCCTGTTCACGGGCGGCGGGCCGAACAACGCGACCCTCACCGTGCTCCTGCTCATCTACCGATACGCATTCCAGAACAGCCTCGGCGGCGACTACGGCGAGGCGACGGCGCTCAGCCTCATGCTCGCCGTGTTCCTGGGCCTGCTCAGCTGGCTCTACTTCAAGCTGACCGAACGTTGGAGCACGAATTGACCACCCCAGGCACCACCGCCCCGGCGACGACGCCGGCCTCGGCCACGCTGCGCGGCAGGCTCGCGACGGCGACGCGCCGACGCGAGCGCGACGCCCGCGACGATGCGGGGGACCGGAGCATCCTCAGCGACCACGATCGCAAGCGCAGGGGCGTGCGCATCTCGATGACGGGGGTGCACCTGTTCCTGTTCGTCGGGCTCGTCATCGCCGGGCTGGGCCCCCTGCTCTGGCTCGCGAAGGCGGCCGTCACGCCGACGCAGGACACGCTGAGCCAGCCGTTCGCGCTCTGGCCGAACGGGATCGACTGGGCGAACCTGTCGACCGCGTGGAACGACATCCACATCGACCAGTACTTCTGGAACACGA from Agromyces sp. LHK192 includes these protein-coding regions:
- a CDS encoding glycoside hydrolase family 13 protein, which translates into the protein MPLTDAAAQGVPADDAQWWRSAVIYQVYVRSFADSDGDGTGDLRGVRSRLGYLKELGVDALWFNPWYPSPFADGGYDVADYRDIHPAFGTLEDAEQLIADALALGIRTIIDIVPNHISSEHPWFQAALAAGPGSPERERFWFHPGRGAGGDEKPNGWVSEFTGEPWTRTVNPDGTPGDWYLHLFTPEQPDLNWNHPDVRAEHEDILRFWFDRGVAGVRIDSAAQLMKHPDLVDYPEQPGPGEHPHIDRDELHDVYRSWRAIADEYDGTRVLVGEVWLPDAERFAAYLRPDEMHTAFNFDFMSRPWDASELRRSVDLMLDAHALVGAPSTWVLSNHDVTRPVTRYGREDSSFAFAKKRFGTPTDVALGTRRARAAALLTAALPGSLYLYQGDELGLPEVELPRDVLEDPMHFRSEGVDPGRDGCRVPMPWRGTVEPFGFSPDGSYAAPWLPQPAAWAGLSVQAQEADPASMLWLYRQALRIRRRETALGDGPMTWLDSAPDVLAFRRGSGPDEVVCVVNLGAEPIELPEHHHILLASSPLDGGRLPTDSTAWLRTRS
- a CDS encoding ABC transporter substrate-binding protein; translation: MKSPRRIAIAGIATIAMVGALAACSPGGESDDGKLELRVATFPPGADQAAYDAFAEQEKQFEEANPDIDIVGLEYEWTAPTFAAQLAGGSLPDVFTVPFTDTKTLLENDQLMDVTAEIESLGYSDKFNPILLEEVTGSDGALYGFPRQAYANGLHYNRALFEQAGLDPDSPPTTWEEVREAAKTIAEKTGKAGYATMTSGNTGGWQLSVQADSRGAELQTDNGDGTYTSTIDNDATKATLEYLHDLRWEDNSMGATFDLDWGGINQEFAAGNVGMYTSGSDVYYALVRDFGLAPDDYGLTVIPTEDGGAVLGGGDIAVMPPTLDDDTKAAAVKWIDWYYMQKLLNEDAAVADAKALADADQAVGTPVLPVLDRETYEQSLEWIAPYVNVPLDQMTGFTEGIFEQTPIGEFKGQTQPIYALMDNLVQAVLTDENADIDALLKQVDVDAQALLDE
- a CDS encoding carbohydrate ABC transporter permease: MTRTTTDAPPPASAPAQPPASVRAVRRRRTPMTWFRGGGLWNLAFLAPMLIVFGVFSWGPIAQSVIMSFQETNLITTPEWVGLDNFVRVLSDPNLGTAVVNTLYFALLALVFGFPLPIIMAVLMSEVRRGKGLYSALAYLPVVVPPVVAVLLWKVFFNASPDGVFNTVLGWFGIPAQPWLQSSATAMPSLVIEATWAAAGGSIIIYLAALIAVPPELYDAAEVDGAGIWRKIWHVTLPQLRGILFIMLILQVIGTAQVFLEPFLFTGGGPNNATLTVLLLIYRYAFQNSLGGDYGEATALSLMLAVFLGLLSWLYFKLTERWSTN